Proteins from one Sphaeramia orbicularis chromosome 17, fSphaOr1.1, whole genome shotgun sequence genomic window:
- the tgs1 gene encoding LOW QUALITY PROTEIN: trimethylguanosine synthase (The sequence of the model RefSeq protein was modified relative to this genomic sequence to represent the inferred CDS: inserted 1 base in 1 codon), with translation MMLDRSRMSVVADIFLSKKSSXERERVHCRCSRAFVVDRELYRSDKSLLSHITALTVEESDEEEEEEEKEEEEELDDESQLMADMGLPLAFGSSSDHRKAARKSNRKPATQWITQPEDEDDEHLQNYHKGHGEEVCDPLENGPGATETQNIQDAGWKTYWAQQGEALLWNHWLEKHPQVTDEPGTAPWNDADTKATWDQHVAETYYHYWEQYTYWTAQGWTIDLSPGNGNTGTEETDEAVETYRGTEAYSEGTTVESNGGQEGDTELEDVKPLNNEVEALTDVFGLNCALEAKGNKLETLKGDTDEPHDGGNDHKRPAGSSQHNTTEQTGSQQAVGSHNRQYAFKDKMSDRDDDNDDDKPPGGKHAGVKRSHELDVEENPCLMSEEAWRKLGLKCNPEPVFDSVFRVKDVSSEKYQKRRIKRASKSISKHRYNWLTETGGDDKGPPRRSTLKKVQTFLEKIQREMTPCDRDEMEDGSTQEPKEDKLPYPGAVMVEEMKQTQEMESTADENNTAVEREMFDSSSCLDSERRNSVTVAFSVEREEADEQSGRHLCLEIADVLQPDTLGSTEVSEDNATKPKKKKQGKKQQQLPVEMAAEPELAKYWAQRYRLFSRFDDGIKLDREGWFSVTPERIAEHIALKVVHSFSNSQLVIDAFCGVGGNAIQFALTGKRVLAIDIDPVRLNLAHHNATVYGVADQIEFLQGDFLQLAPRLRGDVVFLSPPWGGPDYLTAEVFDIKTMMEPDGFKIFHLAKQISGNIVYFLPRNADMDQIASLAGPGGKVEVEQNFLNNKLKTITAYFGSLIKSDSYRQTEDMDK, from the exons AgtcagatgaagaagaagaagaggaggagaaggaagaagaggaagaactaGATGATGAATCTCAGCTAATGGCTGATATGGGTCTGCCTTTGGCCTTTGGCAGTTCCTCTGACCACAGGAAAGCA GCAAGGAAGTCCAACAGGAAGCCAGCCACACAATGGATCACACAacctgaagatgaagatgatgaacatCTACAGAATTACCACAAAG GTCATGGCGAAGAAGTGTGTGATCCTCTAGAGAATGGACCTGGAGCAACAGAGACACAGAACATCCAGGATGCTGGCTGGAAAACATACTGGG CTCAACAGGGTGAAGCTCTACTGTGGAACCACTGGTTGGAGAAACATCCACAGGTTACAGATGAGCCAGGAACAGCTCCATGGAATGATGCAGACACAAAAGCTACTTGGGACCAACATGTCGCAGAAACATACTACCACTACTGGGAGCAGTATACATACTGGACAGCCCAGGGATGGACCATTGATTTGTCCCCTGGTAATGGGAACACTGGTACTGAAGAAACAGATGAAGCAGTGGAGACATACAGAGGCACAGAAGCATACTCCGAAGGTACAACAGTTGAAAGTAATGGAGGTCAGGAGGGAGACACAGAATTAGAAGATGTGAAACCTCTTAATAATGAAGTTGAGGCTCTGACAGATGTATTTGGACTGAACTGTGCATTAGAAGCAAAGGGAAACAAATTGGAGACTCTAAAGGGAGACACTGATGAGCCACATGATGGTGGGAATGATCACAAAAGACCTGCTGGCTCTTCCCAGCACAACACCACTGAGCAGACAG GTTCCCAACAGGCTGTGGGCAGCCACAACAGACAGTATGCTTTCAAGGATAAGATGTCAGATAGAgacgatgacaatgatgatgacaaACCTCCAGGGGGGAAACATGCCGGGGTCAAACGTAG TCATGAACTGGATGTGGAGGAGAATCCATGTTTAATGTCTGAAGAAGCCTGGAGAAAACTGGGACTTAAATGCAATCCAGAGCCTGt TTTTGACAGCGTTTTTAGGGTTAAAGATGTTTCATCTGAGAAGTATCAGAAACGAAGGATTAAGAGAGCTTCCAAGAGCATCAGCAAACACCGTTACAATTGGTTAACTGAGACAGGTGGAGATGACAAAGGGCCACCAAGACGCTCCACTCTCAAAAAG GTTCAAACCTTTCTCGAGAAAATCCAGAGAGAGATGACTCCATGTGACAGGGATGAGATGGAAGATGGAAGTACACAAGAGCCTAAGGAGGATAAGCTTCCATATCCTGGAGCAGTAATGGTTGAAGAGATGAAGCAGACACAGGAGATGGAGAGCACTGCAGATGAAAATAACACAGCAGTGGAAAGGGAGATGTTTGATTCTTCGTCCTGTTTAGATTCAGAAAGGAGGAATTCTGTGACTGTAGCTTTTAGTGTTGAGAGGGAGGAAGCGGATGAGCAGTCTGGAAGACACTTATGTCTGGAAATTGCTGATGTTCTCCAGCCTGACACACTTGGAAGCACTG aggtcagtgaagataatgcaacaaagccaaagaagaagaagcaaggaaagaagcagcagcagctgcCAGTGGAAATGGCAGCAGAACCGGAGCTGGCTAAATACTGGGCTCAGCGCTACAGACTCTTCTCTCGATTTGATGATGGGATCAAGCTGGACCGAG AGGGCTGGTTTTCCGTGACACCAGAGAGGATTGCCGAACACATAGCCCTCAAGGTAGTCCACAGCTTCTCTAATTCTCAGCTAGTGATAGATGCCTTCTGTGGAGTAGGAGGAAATGCAATCCAGTTTGCACTTACTGGAAAGAGAG TCTTGGCTATCGATATTGATCCAGTGCGGCTGAACTTGGCACATCACAATGCTACAGTTTATGGTGTCGCAGACCAAATAGAATTCCTGCAAGGAGACTTTCTTCAGCTAGCACCTCGTCTCCGTGGCGATGTGGTCTTCCTGTCACCACCATGGGGGGGACCAGACTACTTGACTGCTGAAGTGTTTGACATTAAGACTATGATGGAGCCTGACGG ATTTAAAATTTTCCACTTGGCCAAACAGATATCAGGAAACATAGTGTATTTCCTACCACGCAATGCTGACATGGATCAG ATAGCCTCTCTGGCTGGTCCGGGAGGGAAGGTGGAGGTGGAGCAAAACTTCCTCAACAATAAACTGAAGACAATAACTGCATACTTTGGCAGCCTGATAAAGTCTGACagctacagacagacagaggacatgGACAAGTAA